CGTCGCGCTCGGTCATCAGCGGCAGCACCTCCATCAGGTCCTTGACCACGTAGTCGAAGCGCGGCCGGTCCTGCTTCAGACGCTCCAGGATCGACAGCACCTCGCCCTTCACCGTCTGGATGTCCTCCTCCAGCAGGAAGCGCCGGTCGATGACGATGCGGCAGGAATCCGGCACGTTGGGGGAGGGCAGGCCGGGGAAGAAATCCTCGGTCTGGCCGCCATGGATGGAGTTGATGTTCATCGTCGAGCGCCGCGCCCCTTCCGGCACCACCGGCGTGCGCGTCTGCTTCTGGTCGAGGGCCGGGAACAGCTGCTCCTCGAAGGCATGCAGCACCGCACCCATGTGCCGCACCGCCGAATCGCCGAGGAACGGCATCGAGCCATGCGCGATCGTGCCCTTGGTCTCGATCTCCGCCCACCACACGCCGCGGTGTCCGAGGCAGATGCGGTCCTTGTTCAGCGGCTCGGGAATGATCACGTGGTCGACGCGCGGCTTGGAGAAATAGCCGAGCTTCGCCAGATGGGCGACGCCGCCGAAGCCGCCGGATTCCTCGTCCACCGTGCCCGACACCTCGATGGCGCCCGGATAATCCGGATTGACCGCGAGGAAGGCCTCCACCGCGATGATCGAGGCGGCGAGCCCGCCCTTCATGTCGCAGGCGCCGCGCCCGTACACCCGGCCGTCCTTCACCACGCCGCC
The nucleotide sequence above comes from Aquibium microcysteis. Encoded proteins:
- a CDS encoding acetylornithine deacetylase/succinyl-diaminopimelate desuccinylase family protein; protein product: MNEQLFAAIEARTDDLVTLTSDLIRFPTVNPPGDAYTPCAEFIGERMRRSGFETTLIRGEGAPGDSDRYPRTNVIARREGGRPGPTVHFNSHIDVVEAGEGWTMDPFGGVVKDGRVYGRGACDMKGGLAASIIAVEAFLAVNPDYPGAIEVSGTVDEESGGFGGVAHLAKLGYFSKPRVDHVIIPEPLNKDRICLGHRGVWWAEIETKGTIAHGSMPFLGDSAVRHMGAVLHAFEEQLFPALDQKQTRTPVVPEGARRSTMNINSIHGGQTEDFFPGLPSPNVPDSCRIVIDRRFLLEEDIQTVKGEVLSILERLKQDRPRFDYVVKDLMEVLPLMTERDAPVAEAIAAGIRAVLGKEPDYVVSPGTYDQKHIARIGHLHDCVAYGPGILDLAHTPDEWVGIADMVESAKVMAMSLDRLLRGG